One Symphalangus syndactylus isolate Jambi chromosome 20, NHGRI_mSymSyn1-v2.1_pri, whole genome shotgun sequence DNA segment encodes these proteins:
- the LOC129470412 gene encoding leucine-rich repeat-containing protein 37B-like isoform X1, with protein MSGLPQESTENLNPFLDMDSAGELLLGPEHFLAAHQDLNDKLTPQERLPEVVQLLDGDQNQTPVELPRLKSKVQTADLDQAAGHQADEILVRLDSKISKPTKFVVLPKNLKKDLAERWSLAEIVGIPHQLSKPQRQKQTLQDEYSSMDTLYPGSLPPELRVNADEPPGPPEQVGLSQFHLEPKTQNPETLKDIQSSSLQEEAPAQLPQLPQEVEPSAQQEALALPPESSVESLAQTPLNHEVTVQPPGEDQAHYNLPNITVKPADVEVTMTSEPKNETESSQAQQEAPVQPPEEVEPSATQQEAPTEPPGPPMEPELSPSEQDQRAQSSESSGEVESSPAQQETPAQPPEHHEVPVSPPGHHQMQHSDFPNVSVKPPDVQLTIATEPSAEVETSPVHQEATAQHSGPGNDVEPPTIQHGVNLRTPMKNCENKTTAEVQSTKRRSFPGAHVKNDFAVQMPAGPA; from the coding sequence ATGTCAGGCCTGCCCCAGGAATCTACTGAAAATTTGAATCCATTCCTGGACATGGATTCAGCTGGAGAGCTGCTCCTGGGGCCAGAGCACTTCTTGGCTGCACATCAGGATTTAAATGACAAGCTGACTCCGCAAGAAAGGCTCCCAGAGGTGGTTCAACTGCTGGACGGGGATCAGAACCAGACCCCAGTTGAGCTTCCTCgcctcaaaagtaaggttcaaactgCAGATCTAGATCAGGCTGCAGGTCATCAGGCAGATGAAATACTTGTTCGACTAGACAGTAAGATTTCAAAACCAACCAAATTTGTCGTTTTGCCCAAGAACCTGAAGAAAGATCTAGCTGAGCGTTGGAGCCTTGCTGAGATTGTTGGGATTCCACACCAATTATCCAAACCTCAGCGTCAGAAACAGACTCTGCAGGATGAATATTCGAGTATGGACACACTGTATCCTGGCAGCCTGCCTCCAGAACTCCGGGTGAATGCAGATGAGCCTCCAGGGCCTCCTGAGCAAGTTGGACTTTCTCAATTCCATCTAGAGCCCAAAACTCAAAATCCAGAGACCCTGAAAGACATCCAGTCCTCTTCACTCCAGGAAGAAGCCCCAGCACAGCTTCCACAGCTCCCTCAGGAGGTAGAACCTTCAGCCCAGCAGGAGGCCCTGGCTCTGCCTCCAGAGTCCTCTGTGGAGAGTCTAGCTCAAACTCCACTGAATCATGAAGTGACAGTTCAACCTCCAGGTGAGGATCAAGCTCATTATAACTTGCCCAACATTACAGTTAAACCTGCAGATGTGGAGGTTACCATGACTTCAGAGCCCAAAAATGAGACAGAATCTTCCCAAGCTCAGCAGGAGGCCCCAgttcagcctccagaggaggTGGAACCTTCTGCAACCCAACAGGAGGCCCCAACTGAGCCTCCAGGTCCTCCTATGGAGCCTGAACTTTCCCCCAGTGAACAGGATCAGCGAGCTCAGTCTTCTGAGTCTTCTGGGGAAGTTGAATCTTCTCCAGCCCAGCAGGAGACCCCAGCTCAGCCCCCAGAACATCATGAAGTCCCAGTTTCACCTCCAGGTCACCATCAAATGCAGCATTCAGATTTTCCCAATGTCTCTGTTAAGCCTCCAGACGTGCAGCTCACCATAGCAACAGAGCCTAGTGCAGAGGTGGAAACTTCTCCAGTCCACCAGGAGGCTACAGCTCAGCACTCAGGGCCAGGTAATGATGTAGAACCTCCCACCATCCAGCATGGGGTGAACCTCAGAACACCCATGAAAAattgtgaaaacaaaacaacagcagaAGTACAAAGTACAAAGAGACGTAGTTTCCCAGGAGCACATGTGAAAAATGACTTTGCAGTCCAGATGCCTGCAGGCCCAGCATGA
- the LOC134735201 gene encoding leucine-rich repeat-containing protein 37A3-like: MDTLYPVSLPPELRVNADEPPGPPEQVGLSQFHLESKTQNPETLKDIQSSSLQEEAPAQLPQLPQEVEPSTQQEALALPPESSVESLAQTPLNHEVTVQPPGEDQAHYNLPNITVKPADVKVTMTSEPKNETESSQAQQEAPVQPPEEVEPSATQQEAPTEPPGPPMDPELFPSEQEQPAEPSESSGEVESSPAQQETPAQPPEHHEVPVSPPGHHQMQHSDFPNVSVKPPDVQLTIATEPSAEVETSPVHQLSAR, from the coding sequence ATGGACACACTGTATCCCGTCAGCCTGCCTCCAGAACTCCGGGTGAATGCAGATGAGCCTCCAGGGCCTCCTGAGCAAGTTGGACTTTCTCAATTCCATCTAGAGTCCAAAACTCAAAATCCAGAGACCCTGAAAGACATCCAGTCCTCTTCACTCCAGGAAGAAGCCCCAGCACAGCTTCCACAGCTCCCTCAGGAGGTAGAACCTTCAACCCAGCAGGAGGCCCTGGCTCTGCCTCCAGAGTCCTCTGTGGAGAGTCTAGCTCAAACTCCACTGAATCATGAAGTGACAGTTCAACCTCCAGGTGAGGATCAAGCTCATTATAACTTGCCCAACATTACAGTTAAACCGGCAGATGTGAAGGTTACGATGACTTCAGAGCCTAAAAATGAGACAGAATCTTCCCAAGCTCAGCAGGAGGCCCCAgttcagcctccagaggaggTGGAACCTTCTGCAACCCAACAGGAGGCCCCAACTGAGCCTCCAGGTCCTCCTATGGATCCTGAACTTTTCCCCAGTGAACAGGAGCAGCCAGCTGAGCCTTCTGAGTCTTCTGGGGAGGTTGAATCTTCTCCAGCCCAGCAGGAGACCCCAGCTCAGCCCCCAGAACATCATGAAGTCCCAGTTTCACCTCCAGGTCACCATCAAATGCAGCATTCAGATTTTCCCAATGTCTCTGTTAAGCCTCCAGACGTGCAGCTCACCATAGCAACAGAGCCTAGTGCAGAGGTGGAAACTTCTCCAGTCCATCAACTCTCGGCCAGGTAA
- the LOC129470407 gene encoding polycomb group RING finger protein 2-like, which produces MHRTTRIKITQLIPHLMCALCGGYFIEATTILECLHSFCKTCIVRYLETNKYCPMCDVQVHKTRPLLSIRSDKTLQDVVYQLVPGLFKDEMKRRRDFYAAYPLTEVPNGSSEDRGEVLEQEKGALSDDEVVILSIEFYEGARDRDEKKGPLENGDGDKEKTGVRFLRCPADMTVMHLAKFLRNKMDVPSKYKVEVPYEDEPLKEYYTLMDIAYIYPWRRNGPLPLKYYVQPACRRLTLAMVPTPSKGTNTSGASECESVSDKAPSPATLPATSSSLPSPATPSHGSPSSHGPPATHSTSPTPPSTASGATTAANGGSSNCLQTPSSTSRRREMTVNGAPVPSLT; this is translated from the coding sequence ATGCATCGGACTACACGGATCAAAATCACACAGCTGATCCCCCACCTCATGTGTGCCCTCTGCGGGGGGTACTTCATCGAGGCCACCACTATCTTGGAGTGCCTGCATTCCTTCTGCAAAACCTGCATTGTGCGCTACCTGGAGACCAACAAATACTGCCCCATGTGTGACGTGCAGGTCCATAAAACCCGGCCGCTGCTGAGCATCAGGTCTGACAAAACCCTTCAAGACGTTGTCTACCAATTGGTCCCTGGCCTTTTTAAAGATGAGATGAAGCGGCGGCGGGATTTCTATGCAGCGTACCCCCTAACGGAGGTCCCCAACGGCTCCAGTGAGGACCGCGGCGAGGTCTTGGAGCAGGAGAAGGGGGCTCTGAGTGATGATGAGGTTGTCATCCTCTCCATCGAATTCTACGAAGGTGCCAGGGACCGGGATGAGAAGAAGGGCCCCTTGGAGAATGGGGATGGGGACAAAGAGAAAACAGGGGTGCGCTTCCTGCGATGCCCAGCAGACATGACCGTCATGCATCTCGCCAAGTTTCTCCGCAACAAGATGGATGTGCCCAGCAAGTACAAGGTGGAGGTTCCGTATGAGGACGAGCCACTGAAGGAATACTACACCCTCATGGACATCGCCTACATTTACCCCTGGCGGCGGAACGGGCCTCTCCCTCTCAAGTACTATGTCCAGCCAGCCTGCAGGCGGCTCACCCTAGCCATGGTGCCCACCCCCTCCAAGGGCACCAACACCAGCGGGGCGTCCGAGTGTGAGTCAGTCAGCGACAAGgctcccagccctgccaccctgccagccacctcctcctccctacCCAGCCCAGCCACCCCATCCCATGGCTCCCCCAGTTCCCATGGGCCTCCAGCCACCCACTccacctcccccactcccccttcGACAGCCAGTGGGGCCACCACAGCTGCCAACGGGGGTAGCTCAAACTGCCTGCAGACACCATCCTCCACCAGCAGGCGGCGCGAGATGACTGTCAACGGCGCTCCCGTGCCCTCCTTAACTTGA